A section of the Hippea sp. KM1 genome encodes:
- a CDS encoding DUF4405 domain-containing protein — protein sequence MRKWIDLFLFYATVIIVVSGVVLYIMPHGRVAYFTGWRFLGIDKDGWTNLHVIFGILMVIVAVWHIIVNFKPLKHYLTKKESIYAALITIIISAGTVAGVQPFKSVSDLEEYIKNSWEVSKTEIPIAHGELLTLKKFCLELDIPLNEAIKKLKEKGIQFKQDETLKEIAAKNNTTPDKIYEIIKKNSSQNSTLILKSGVGRMKLEEFCKKNNYDLDRVSKILKAKGINFSKNQTLKDIATANNLTPADIVNILQKAR from the coding sequence ATGAGGAAGTGGATTGATCTGTTTCTGTTTTATGCCACAGTGATCATTGTGGTCAGCGGCGTTGTTTTATACATAATGCCGCACGGTCGTGTTGCATACTTCACAGGCTGGAGGTTTTTGGGTATAGATAAAGATGGATGGACCAATCTGCATGTGATTTTTGGAATTCTAATGGTAATAGTGGCAGTCTGGCACATAATAGTCAATTTCAAGCCATTGAAACATTACCTTACAAAGAAGGAATCCATCTATGCGGCTTTGATCACCATTATCATATCGGCAGGCACAGTTGCGGGTGTTCAGCCGTTCAAAAGTGTAAGTGATTTGGAGGAATACATAAAAAACTCATGGGAGGTATCAAAAACGGAAATACCTATAGCACACGGTGAGCTCTTAACGCTTAAGAAATTCTGCTTAGAGTTAGACATACCGCTGAATGAGGCTATAAAAAAGCTCAAAGAAAAAGGCATACAGTTCAAGCAAGACGAGACCTTAAAAGAAATTGCAGCCAAAAACAACACAACGCCGGATAAGATCTATGAGATAATCAAGAAGAACAGTTCTCAGAACTCCACACTTATACTCAAAAGCGGGGTAGGCAGAATGAAGCTTGAGGAGTTTTGCAAGAAAAACAATTACGACTTAGATAGAGTCTCAAAAATCCTGAAGGCAAAGGGAATAAACTTTAGCAAGAATCAAACGCTAAAGGACATTGCAACGGCCAACAATCTAACACCGGCAGATATAGTCAATATACTTCAAAAGGCAAGGTAA
- the pyk gene encoding pyruvate kinase — MKRVKIIATVGPSTNSKEAIEELIKAGVDVFRLNFSHGDHDTHRKTIRMIRECSRRLSKPVAILQDISGPKIRIGQIEGLLQLKKGDVLRLAKKDTGDRYTVSVSHPEIIDFIKEGESVFFADGSIRTTALKKHRDYVELVVENEGVLSSKKGLNLPNSNLRISAITRKDEEDLAFGAGEGVDIVAVSFVNSKEDIIKAKDILNSYKANPWVIAKIETKRGVENIGEILNHSDGLMVARGDLGIEVGLEKVPVIQKRLIKKANAHAKPVIVATQMLLSMVNSPYPTRAEVSDIANALLDGADAVMLSDETTVGEYPIKAVEMLVRVIIETQKIYLYYKKYEAYDEDAIAASVADLCKGINPKAVISFTTSGTTAKNIAKYRPDVPIYAITNSEDVLRRLSIVWGVEPLCVMKGVKEPEVYIERLKEIIAQRQMFKESDKLILTMGSIIGREGSTNMIRVLEV; from the coding sequence ATGAAAAGGGTAAAGATAATAGCCACGGTCGGCCCATCCACCAACTCTAAAGAGGCGATAGAGGAGCTTATAAAGGCTGGGGTCGATGTTTTTAGATTGAATTTCTCACACGGCGACCACGATACGCACAGAAAGACCATAAGGATGATTCGTGAATGCTCAAGAAGGCTGTCAAAACCCGTTGCTATACTGCAGGATATAAGTGGACCAAAGATTCGAATAGGCCAAATAGAGGGGCTATTGCAGCTAAAGAAGGGTGATGTATTGAGACTTGCAAAGAAGGATACAGGGGATAGATATACCGTATCGGTAAGCCATCCGGAGATTATAGATTTCATAAAAGAGGGTGAGAGCGTATTTTTTGCAGACGGCAGCATAAGAACCACGGCCTTGAAGAAGCATAGGGACTATGTTGAGCTTGTTGTTGAGAATGAGGGTGTTTTGTCATCAAAAAAGGGGTTAAACCTGCCCAATTCAAATCTAAGAATATCCGCTATTACACGCAAGGATGAAGAGGATTTGGCGTTTGGGGCAGGTGAGGGGGTGGATATTGTTGCTGTATCGTTTGTCAACTCAAAAGAAGACATCATAAAGGCTAAGGATATATTGAACTCTTACAAGGCTAATCCGTGGGTTATTGCCAAGATAGAGACAAAGAGGGGTGTTGAAAATATAGGCGAGATTCTCAATCACAGTGATGGATTGATGGTTGCAAGGGGCGATCTGGGTATAGAGGTTGGCCTTGAGAAGGTGCCTGTTATACAGAAGAGACTGATAAAGAAGGCAAACGCCCACGCAAAACCTGTAATTGTGGCAACCCAGATGCTTCTTAGTATGGTGAATTCGCCCTATCCAACAAGGGCTGAGGTTAGCGATATAGCCAACGCCCTTTTGGATGGTGCTGATGCGGTTATGCTAAGCGATGAGACAACGGTTGGAGAATATCCGATAAAGGCCGTTGAGATGTTGGTTAGGGTTATAATAGAGACCCAGAAGATATACCTGTATTACAAAAAATACGAGGCTTACGATGAGGATGCTATAGCTGCAAGCGTTGCTGATTTGTGCAAAGGCATTAATCCAAAAGCCGTAATCAGCTTTACAACCAGCGGAACGACAGCGAAAAACATAGCCAAGTATAGACCAGATGTGCCAATATACGCCATTACAAACTCAGAGGATGTGTTGAGGCGGTTGTCAATTGTATGGGGCGTTGAGCCTCTTTGTGTAATGAAGGGCGTCAAAGAGCCCGAGGTTTACATAGAAAGGTTAAAAGAGATTATAGCTCAGAGGCAGATGTTTAAGGAATCCGATAAACTCATATTGACCATGGGCAGTATCATAGGAAGGGAGGGCTCAACCAATATGATAAGGGTTCTTGAGGTCTAA
- a CDS encoding protein-L-isoaspartate O-methyltransferase family protein: MRSNDELIDYLKAIGVLKTTAIIEAFKAIDRGDFVRDRYRDEAYENYPLPIGNSQTISQPYTVAFMLELLQPEEDSLILDVGCGSCYTTALLAKIAKRGKVIGTEIDKELVEFCKNNLNKYNLNNIEIYHVNKLPPSYGEFDRILVSASAEKLPQELLSALKDNSRMVIPIQTSIFLIKKTHGKITTQEHYGFAFVKLR; the protein is encoded by the coding sequence ATGAGGTCAAACGACGAACTCATAGATTACCTTAAGGCCATAGGCGTCCTTAAGACAACAGCCATAATAGAAGCATTCAAGGCAATAGATAGGGGTGATTTTGTAAGGGATAGATACAGGGATGAGGCGTATGAAAACTATCCACTGCCTATAGGAAACTCCCAAACCATATCACAACCCTATACGGTGGCCTTCATGCTTGAACTCCTACAACCAGAAGAAGACAGTCTCATTTTGGATGTTGGATGCGGCAGCTGCTACACAACAGCCCTGCTTGCCAAAATCGCAAAGAGGGGCAAGGTAATTGGCACAGAAATAGACAAAGAACTCGTAGAATTTTGCAAAAACAACCTGAACAAATACAACCTCAACAACATCGAGATATACCATGTCAACAAATTGCCGCCTTCCTATGGTGAGTTTGACCGAATTTTGGTCTCTGCCTCTGCTGAAAAACTCCCTCAAGAACTCCTAAGCGCATTAAAAGACAACAGCAGAATGGTTATACCCATACAAACGTCTATTTTCTTAATAAAAAAGACGCACGGCAAGATAACAACGCAGGAGCATTACGGATTTGCGTTTGTAAAATTGAGATAG
- a CDS encoding SDR family NAD(P)-dependent oxidoreductase encodes MQYTLITGATDGVGLMVALELARMDEHLIIHGRNKLKLNRTAEELKSINPSISVKTVVCDFASLKQVRDAFVKIKDENIRVLINNAGCFDSTGVITEDGFGLTYQVNHLSHFLLTHTLLPSIIKNAPSKIIVVSSMAHAGSIDFETLKKGRFGYSYSAYSCSKLCNILFAFKLSRMLKSKGVSVNCLHPGVINTKLLIEGWGACGIDISKAHQMVLYAYELKQDITGEYLKDFSISKAADFAYSEDNQDECYEIGLSHLKDYLNFTNANP; translated from the coding sequence ATGCAATACACACTCATAACCGGTGCGACCGACGGTGTGGGCTTAATGGTTGCCCTTGAGCTTGCAAGAATGGATGAGCATCTGATAATACACGGCAGGAATAAACTTAAGCTTAACAGAACAGCGGAGGAGTTGAAGAGTATAAACCCGTCTATTTCTGTTAAGACCGTTGTGTGCGATTTTGCCTCTTTGAAGCAGGTTAGGGATGCGTTCGTTAAGATAAAGGATGAGAACATAAGGGTTTTGATAAATAACGCCGGTTGTTTTGACTCAACGGGTGTAATAACGGAGGATGGATTTGGCCTAACATATCAGGTAAACCACCTATCCCACTTTCTTCTGACCCATACCCTGCTTCCATCTATAATTAAAAACGCACCGTCTAAGATTATCGTTGTCTCCTCTATGGCGCATGCCGGCAGCATCGACTTTGAAACCCTAAAAAAGGGGCGGTTTGGATATTCCTATTCGGCATACTCATGCTCAAAGTTGTGTAATATACTGTTTGCCTTTAAACTTTCTCGGATGCTTAAGAGTAAGGGTGTTTCTGTAAATTGCCTCCATCCGGGGGTGATAAACACAAAGCTTTTGATAGAAGGGTGGGGCGCATGCGGGATTGATATATCAAAAGCCCATCAAATGGTGCTGTATGCTTATGAGCTTAAGCAGGATATAACGGGTGAGTATCTGAAGGATTTTTCTATCTCAAAGGCTGCAGATTTTGCTTATAGCGAAGACAATCAGGATGAATGCTATGAGATTGGCCTTAGCCATCTAAAGGACTATCTCAATTTTACAAACGCAAATCCGTAA
- a CDS encoding HD domain-containing phosphohydrolase, which yields MVKLKRALPISFLLSIGLFILTVAVVSAFFVILLKANTDTFNKNLSSIKTEYLELLKRNIKSDVIETQKYIPYLSQKSRSQIEETMKLNCEKALSLSYIVYSSYKAINIKNKKPLNDIILQTLQQITFLDGFGFHGIISNGHLRFGRDAKDEFYLIKPSDTLSNGGFVKLTNGSSNIICYTKRFSPSNSYIASCLFENDLEYLIKTRVAESLANRNISSNKNRYIFINDTSGNVVLIYNSVMLGKNIKLWELAKNKKEEQLMRNVFKKELKAYHSSNGEYINYMWHEPKSRKPSQKISFIIGYKPWRWIIGEGFYEDEMESALLSTRENLKKTFAAIVKKYYLYLFAFFGLMLLFTSALFILINKKLNRVFKNFEIAFRKQKKLNEENYPILELKNIAKYINNSIEKFKEYENEFLEALIYAMESKDPYTKGHSQRVARYASLIAAKLNLNEEEQEELYKAGLLHDIGKIGIPDNILLKPGKLTPNEYRIIQYHPIFSYEIVSKIEQFKPLAEAVRHHHERCDGSGYPDGLTCEQISLKAKILAIADVFDALTSKRRYRDRLSVQDAIAIMKKEPLDKNILSAVEDELSSWCIEESDVEYKMEIIEEVEKIREELFDIDYMTGLKRRKVFIEETNSLIKKKKTFAVFFVDIKNLSIVNHRFSTAMGDKLILYSAIALSEFTKKCSGCSEPSRAYNDAFLFILNLNEKEDCTERCQSITKSIKAFLLKRVKELFERDEEIDNKTKNLIKSHIGFHVFYTVHPDEFKNTEDLIYGCMRKKQMAKKLNRQEAHSL from the coding sequence ATGGTGAAGCTAAAAAGGGCCCTGCCCATATCGTTTTTACTCTCTATCGGCCTGTTCATTCTAACCGTAGCTGTAGTATCTGCATTCTTCGTTATACTTTTGAAGGCAAACACAGACACCTTCAACAAAAATCTAAGCAGTATAAAAACGGAGTATTTAGAATTGCTCAAAAGAAACATCAAAAGCGATGTCATAGAAACCCAGAAGTACATTCCATACCTATCCCAAAAAAGCAGAAGCCAGATAGAGGAGACTATGAAGCTGAATTGCGAGAAGGCCCTATCTCTATCCTATATAGTATATTCCAGCTATAAGGCCATCAACATAAAAAACAAAAAACCGTTAAACGACATCATACTTCAAACGCTCCAGCAGATTACATTCTTAGACGGATTTGGCTTTCACGGCATTATCTCAAACGGTCATTTGAGGTTTGGCAGGGATGCCAAAGATGAGTTTTACCTAATAAAACCCTCAGATACCTTATCAAACGGCGGTTTTGTAAAGCTAACAAACGGTTCATCAAACATCATTTGCTATACAAAGAGATTCTCCCCTTCAAACTCCTATATCGCATCCTGCCTGTTTGAAAACGACTTGGAATACCTAATAAAAACCAGGGTTGCAGAGTCTTTAGCAAACAGAAACATCTCATCGAACAAAAACCGATACATATTCATAAACGACACAAGCGGCAATGTTGTGCTCATATACAACAGCGTGATGCTCGGTAAGAACATAAAACTGTGGGAGCTTGCAAAGAACAAAAAAGAAGAGCAACTAATGAGAAATGTATTCAAGAAGGAGCTAAAGGCATACCACTCAAGCAACGGCGAATACATAAATTACATGTGGCATGAGCCCAAAAGCAGAAAGCCGTCTCAGAAGATATCCTTCATAATAGGATACAAACCGTGGAGATGGATTATAGGTGAGGGTTTTTATGAGGACGAGATGGAATCAGCCTTATTAAGCACAAGAGAAAACCTTAAAAAGACATTTGCTGCAATTGTAAAAAAATATTATCTATATCTTTTTGCCTTCTTCGGCCTGATGCTTCTGTTTACCTCAGCGCTATTTATCCTAATAAACAAAAAGCTAAACAGGGTGTTTAAAAACTTTGAGATCGCATTCAGAAAACAGAAGAAGCTAAATGAGGAAAATTATCCCATACTTGAGCTAAAAAACATAGCAAAATATATAAACAACTCTATAGAGAAGTTCAAAGAATACGAAAACGAGTTCTTAGAGGCCCTAATCTATGCCATGGAATCCAAAGATCCATATACAAAGGGCCATTCCCAAAGGGTCGCAAGGTATGCAAGCCTAATAGCCGCAAAACTCAACTTAAATGAAGAGGAGCAGGAGGAGTTATACAAGGCAGGCCTCCTTCACGATATAGGCAAGATCGGCATACCGGACAACATACTCCTAAAACCGGGCAAATTGACACCCAACGAATACAGGATAATACAATACCACCCCATATTCTCCTATGAGATCGTATCAAAGATAGAACAGTTCAAGCCATTAGCAGAGGCGGTCAGGCACCACCATGAACGGTGCGACGGCAGCGGATACCCCGATGGTCTAACATGCGAGCAGATAAGCCTTAAGGCAAAGATACTGGCCATTGCCGATGTATTCGATGCCCTCACAAGCAAAAGAAGATACAGGGATAGGCTCAGCGTTCAAGATGCAATAGCAATCATGAAAAAGGAGCCGTTGGATAAAAACATACTATCAGCGGTTGAAGATGAGCTTAGCAGTTGGTGTATAGAGGAATCCGATGTGGAGTATAAAATGGAGATTATTGAAGAAGTTGAAAAAATAAGGGAAGAGCTGTTTGATATAGATTATATGACGGGCCTAAAGAGAAGAAAGGTATTTATAGAGGAAACAAACAGTCTAATCAAAAAGAAGAAAACATTTGCCGTATTTTTTGTTGACATAAAGAACCTATCCATCGTAAACCACCGTTTCTCAACGGCCATGGGGGATAAGCTAATACTATACAGCGCCATAGCACTATCCGAATTTACAAAGAAATGCTCAGGTTGCAGCGAACCATCCAGGGCATACAACGACGCATTCCTGTTTATATTGAATCTTAACGAAAAAGAGGATTGCACAGAAAGGTGCCAAAGCATAACAAAGAGCATAAAGGCGTTTCTTCTAAAGAGGGTTAAGGAGCTATTTGAAAGGGATGAAGAAATCGACAATAAAACAAAAAACCTCATCAAAAGCCACATAGGCTTCCATGTATTTTATACCGTTCATCCAGATGAGTTTAAGAACACAGAGGACTTAATTTACGGATGCATGAGAAAGAAACAAATGGCAAAAAAGCTCAACCGGCAAGAGGCTCATTCTCTATGA
- a CDS encoding diguanylate cyclase: protein MILKGNAPLEDCKRIYSRGELKSILNRFEITEADIEKLRGYRDFIKKYSMSIAEDFIVYLKKEPSVGKIFDGLGGDAIKGIQERLKFYLEDMFEGRFDEGYVEKRLLVGMIHHERGINEEFYVSSYWKIFDVMGKYAASAFSSEDLVEFLRLTFRVILMDTTMTLRFYFCVKSRSVNYFKEMSEKDYLTRIYNRKKFEEILEKTICRADRYVKPMSLVMFDIDDFKRINDEFGHKAGDELLKEIADLVSENIRQCDYFVRWGGDEFIIILPETDINGAYRVGEKLRKMVENHRFSIGKGVTISVGVIEHQAGESCEDVFKRLDEVLYRSKNMGKNKTIIENEPLAG from the coding sequence ATGATTTTAAAGGGTAATGCACCGCTTGAGGATTGTAAGCGTATATACTCCCGTGGCGAGCTTAAATCTATATTAAATAGGTTTGAGATAACAGAGGCCGATATAGAAAAATTAAGGGGATATAGGGATTTTATAAAGAAGTACAGCATGTCAATAGCTGAGGATTTCATCGTATATCTAAAAAAAGAGCCATCTGTTGGCAAGATCTTTGACGGATTAGGCGGCGATGCCATAAAGGGTATCCAGGAGAGGCTTAAGTTCTATCTTGAGGATATGTTTGAGGGCAGGTTTGATGAGGGGTATGTGGAGAAGAGGCTGCTGGTTGGCATGATTCATCACGAAAGGGGCATAAACGAGGAGTTTTATGTCAGTTCCTATTGGAAGATATTTGATGTGATGGGTAAATATGCAGCAAGTGCCTTCTCGTCTGAAGATTTGGTTGAGTTTTTAAGGTTGACCTTCAGGGTTATATTGATGGATACAACCATGACATTGAGGTTTTACTTCTGCGTCAAATCCCGCAGTGTAAACTATTTTAAAGAGATGTCTGAGAAGGACTATTTGACAAGGATATATAACAGGAAGAAGTTTGAGGAGATTTTAGAAAAGACGATATGCAGGGCTGATCGTTATGTAAAGCCCATGTCCCTTGTGATGTTCGATATAGATGATTTTAAGAGGATAAACGACGAATTTGGGCATAAGGCGGGTGATGAGCTTTTGAAGGAGATAGCCGACCTTGTCAGTGAGAATATAAGGCAGTGCGACTATTTTGTCAGGTGGGGCGGTGATGAGTTTATCATAATACTGCCTGAGACAGACATTAATGGTGCCTATAGGGTCGGGGAGAAGTTAAGGAAAATGGTGGAGAACCATAGGTTCTCTATAGGAAAAGGCGTAACAATCAGCGTTGGCGTTATAGAGCATCAGGCCGGTGAAAGCTGTGAGGATGTGTTTAAAAGGCTGGATGAGGTGCTTTATAGATCCAAGAATATGGGTAAGAACAAAACGATCATAGAGAATGAGCCTCTTGCCGGTTGA
- the proC gene encoding pyrroline-5-carboxylate reductase, with the protein MLKDKIIGIIGVGKMGSALLTGLLNVGIDKKNIVVSDAYMPKETVEERFGVRFLENPQLAKESDIIILAVQPIDIPECLQEIYPFIDNSKLIISIAAGIKVEVMRSILKKGRFIRVMPNIAAIVKQAASAIYCGPRTTKEDEEIAMAILGVVGEVVVIHNERFMDAVTGLSGSGPAYIFEVIEALADGGVKVGLRREDALKLAAQTVKGAAELVLKTGKHPAELKDMVASPGGTTIYGLAELEKRGTRGSFIEAVVSATKRSEELGS; encoded by the coding sequence ATGTTAAAAGACAAGATCATCGGCATCATAGGTGTCGGCAAGATGGGTTCTGCACTCCTAACCGGTCTTTTAAATGTCGGCATAGACAAAAAGAACATAGTGGTATCGGACGCCTACATGCCAAAGGAGACCGTGGAGGAGAGATTTGGAGTAAGGTTTTTAGAGAACCCCCAACTGGCAAAGGAATCAGATATTATCATATTGGCTGTTCAGCCCATTGACATACCCGAGTGCCTTCAGGAGATTTATCCTTTTATAGACAACAGCAAACTCATCATATCGATTGCGGCCGGTATAAAGGTTGAGGTTATGCGCTCTATCTTAAAAAAAGGCAGATTCATACGGGTTATGCCCAACATTGCAGCGATAGTAAAGCAGGCGGCAAGCGCCATCTATTGCGGGCCAAGAACCACAAAAGAGGACGAAGAGATAGCGATGGCCATCTTAGGGGTTGTGGGCGAGGTCGTTGTTATACACAACGAACGCTTCATGGACGCCGTCACCGGGCTCTCAGGCAGCGGACCTGCCTATATCTTTGAGGTTATAGAGGCATTGGCCGACGGAGGCGTAAAGGTGGGTCTTAGGCGGGAAGATGCACTAAAATTAGCCGCCCAAACGGTTAAAGGGGCTGCCGAACTGGTATTAAAAACAGGAAAACACCCCGCCGAGTTGAAGGATATGGTTGCATCACCGGGCGGAACCACGATATACGGTTTAGCAGAGCTTGAAAAAAGGGGAACGAGGGGCAGTTTTATAGAGGCGGTTGTTTCTGCAACCAAAAGGAGCGAGGAGCTTGGCAGTTAA
- a CDS encoding heat shock protein transcriptional repressor HspR — protein sequence MSRKKGFYTIGMVAEILNIHPHTLREYEREGLIRPKRTAGNIRIYTEEDIEDIKFIREMTQELGVNLAGVDIIMRMKRQIEQLHEVIENLESALRRKIEEENARRSSLVKKEPSHIVEIKIERED from the coding sequence ATGAGTAGGAAGAAGGGTTTTTATACGATAGGCATGGTTGCAGAGATTCTAAACATCCATCCGCACACATTGAGGGAGTATGAGCGTGAGGGGCTTATAAGACCAAAGAGAACGGCGGGCAACATTAGGATATATACGGAGGAAGACATAGAGGATATTAAGTTTATCAGGGAGATGACCCAGGAGCTTGGTGTTAACTTAGCAGGGGTGGATATTATAATGAGGATGAAAAGGCAGATCGAGCAGCTGCATGAGGTTATAGAGAACTTGGAATCTGCCTTAAGAAGGAAGATAGAGGAGGAGAACGCCCGCAGAAGTTCGCTTGTTAAGAAAGAACCCTCCCACATTGTCGAGATTAAGATAGAAAGGGAGGATTAA
- a CDS encoding DnaJ C-terminal domain-containing protein, with amino-acid sequence MRDPYEVLGVSKNATDEEIKKAYRRLARKYHPDLNPNNKEAEKRFKEINEAYSILSDPEKRKQYDQFGFSGFDAGGNSYDFSNFKDFGFDFGNFKTTYSTEGFDIGDLFENLFGGRRGGFGGGYEPKGADIYYSMDLDFRDAVKGTTITLNINGERVKVKIPAGIKNGTKLKVKGKGQAGPGGRGDLHIIVNVKEDPDFELKDGKLYTTFEIPLLTALLGGSAKVKTLDGEVTIKIPKGTQCNQVFKIKGYGVGSDPLYARVNIKIPKNIKDEECIKKALEG; translated from the coding sequence ATGAGGGATCCTTACGAGGTTTTAGGGGTTTCTAAGAATGCAACAGATGAGGAGATAAAAAAAGCATACAGGAGATTGGCAAGGAAATACCATCCGGATCTAAACCCAAACAACAAGGAGGCTGAGAAGAGGTTTAAAGAGATCAACGAGGCCTATTCGATACTGTCTGATCCTGAAAAACGCAAGCAGTATGATCAGTTCGGTTTCTCTGGATTTGATGCGGGTGGTAATTCCTATGATTTTAGCAATTTTAAGGATTTTGGCTTCGACTTTGGCAATTTCAAGACAACCTATTCGACAGAGGGGTTCGATATAGGCGATCTGTTTGAGAATCTCTTTGGCGGCAGAAGGGGAGGTTTTGGGGGCGGCTATGAGCCAAAGGGTGCAGACATCTATTACTCCATGGATCTGGATTTTAGGGATGCCGTCAAGGGGACGACCATAACATTAAACATAAACGGCGAGAGGGTTAAGGTTAAGATTCCAGCTGGTATAAAAAACGGAACCAAACTCAAGGTTAAAGGCAAAGGTCAGGCAGGGCCTGGTGGAAGGGGCGACCTCCATATTATCGTTAATGTTAAGGAGGACCCAGATTTTGAGCTTAAGGATGGCAAGCTGTATACGACATTTGAGATACCGCTTCTTACGGCACTATTGGGTGGCTCTGCGAAGGTCAAGACGCTGGATGGGGAGGTCACCATAAAAATACCTAAGGGAACCCAGTGCAATCAGGTGTTTAAGATAAAGGGATACGGCGTGGGTTCAGATCCGCTCTATGCGAGGGTTAATATCAAGATACCAAAAAACATAAAGGATGAAGAATGCATAAAAAAGGCGTTAGAGGGTTAA
- a CDS encoding Hsp20/alpha crystallin family protein: protein MLNALEPFKELTTLQERLNRVFNDLMPSASQSRDSAEWMPAVDIYETKDSINIEVEAPGMKEEDIKINLENNTLTIYGERKFEKKEEGKNYYRMERSYGSFSRSFLLPDNVDVDAIKAKYKDGVLTITLPKKPESKPKEIPIEKEAK from the coding sequence ATGTTGAATGCATTGGAGCCTTTCAAGGAGTTAACAACACTCCAGGAGAGATTAAACAGGGTATTCAATGATCTTATGCCAAGCGCCAGTCAGAGCAGGGATAGCGCCGAGTGGATGCCGGCCGTTGACATCTATGAGACAAAGGATTCCATCAACATCGAGGTTGAAGCGCCTGGCATGAAAGAGGAAGACATCAAGATAAATCTTGAGAATAACACATTGACCATCTACGGTGAGAGGAAGTTTGAGAAGAAAGAGGAAGGCAAGAACTATTACAGGATGGAAAGGAGCTACGGTTCGTTCTCAAGGAGCTTTTTGTTGCCCGACAATGTGGATGTCGATGCCATTAAGGCAAAATACAAGGACGGTGTTTTGACAATAACGCTTCCGAAAAAACCTGAATCCAAACCCAAAGAGATACCGATCGAGAAAGAGGCAAAGTAA